From the Oleiharenicola lentus genome, one window contains:
- a CDS encoding complex I subunit 1/NuoH family protein, with protein MSAIVELWNSLHPVLQAVIKGLAVIGVIFPLGGASSLAERKVSAWMQGRPGPNRALPFWVAWVPGISLLQRLGVFHLMADGGKMFFKEDPLPGHVNKFYFLLAPVVAMIPALTTVTAVPLGAYVDEAGRVVPLILANVDIGLLAVFAVSSLGVYSLILAGWASNSKYPFLGGVRASAQLISYELSMTLSVIPVFLWINVPGGEGTLSLAKAVEFQSQPGFLGGMWFIFIMPVAAIVFLVSLFAETNRLPFDMAEGEADLVGGFHTEYGSLKWGLFFVAEYAHMMIGSAVFILLFLGGWNPLPWIPLSLVVEWLGAVSPVLTHPIIVGLLSLGIFVGKVLGMIFVFMWVRWTVPRFRYDQVMKMGWQKLLPLAIGNLLFYAAAIAIRDLQLGVAYWAALAVVTVAATWAIFANPLQKPAL; from the coding sequence ATGAGCGCGATCGTCGAACTCTGGAACAGCCTCCATCCGGTGCTGCAGGCCGTCATCAAGGGCCTCGCGGTCATCGGCGTGATCTTCCCGCTCGGCGGTGCCAGCTCGCTGGCCGAACGCAAGGTCTCCGCCTGGATGCAAGGTCGTCCCGGCCCGAACCGCGCGCTGCCGTTCTGGGTCGCGTGGGTGCCGGGCATCAGCCTGCTTCAGCGCCTCGGCGTGTTCCACCTCATGGCCGACGGCGGCAAGATGTTCTTCAAGGAAGACCCGCTGCCGGGTCACGTGAACAAGTTCTACTTCCTGCTCGCCCCGGTCGTGGCCATGATCCCCGCGCTCACCACGGTCACCGCCGTGCCGCTCGGCGCCTACGTGGACGAAGCCGGCCGTGTCGTGCCGCTCATCCTCGCCAACGTGGACATCGGCCTGCTCGCCGTCTTCGCCGTTTCCTCGCTCGGTGTTTACTCGCTGATCCTCGCGGGCTGGGCCTCCAACTCGAAGTATCCCTTCCTCGGCGGCGTCCGCGCCTCCGCCCAGCTTATCTCCTACGAGCTTTCGATGACGCTCTCCGTGATCCCGGTCTTTCTGTGGATCAACGTCCCGGGCGGCGAGGGCACGCTAAGCCTGGCGAAGGCCGTGGAGTTTCAGAGCCAGCCGGGCTTCCTCGGCGGCATGTGGTTCATCTTTATCATGCCGGTCGCGGCGATCGTGTTCCTCGTCTCACTCTTCGCCGAGACCAACCGCCTGCCCTTCGACATGGCCGAGGGCGAAGCCGACCTCGTCGGCGGGTTCCACACCGAATACGGCTCGCTCAAGTGGGGCCTCTTCTTCGTGGCCGAGTATGCGCACATGATGATCGGCTCGGCCGTGTTCATCCTGCTCTTCCTGGGCGGCTGGAACCCGCTGCCGTGGATTCCGCTCTCGCTGGTGGTCGAGTGGCTCGGCGCCGTGTCGCCGGTGCTCACGCATCCGATCATCGTCGGCCTGCTCTCGCTCGGCATCTTCGTGGGCAAGGTGCTTGGCATGATCTTCGTCTTCATGTGGGTGCGCTGGACCGTGCCGCGCTTCCGTTATGACCAGGTGATGAAGATGGGCTGGCAGAAGCTCCTGCCGCTCGCCATCGGCAACCTGCTCTTCTACGCCGCCGCCATCGCCATCCGCGACCTGCAGCTGGGCGTGGCCTACTGGGCCGCTCTCGCCGTCGTGACGGTCGCCGCCACTTGGGCGATCTTCGCCAACCCCCTCCAGAAACCCGCCCTCTGA
- a CDS encoding NuoI/complex I 23 kDa subunit family protein has protein sequence MAYVVERKSLSLSERLYLPQIVAGMKVTLKHLFKPNVTLEYPDVRPAIPPGYRGVPTLVKDPNGREKCVSCQLCEFVCPPKAIRITPGEVPADQPQRAHVEKGPQAFDIDMLRCIYCGLCQEVCPEEAIFLQNTFSMAGYTRAEMVNDKAKLYELGGTLPDQHFKWDKKKAAEEHGNAHH, from the coding sequence ATGGCCTACGTCGTCGAACGCAAATCCCTCTCGCTCTCGGAGCGCCTCTACCTGCCGCAAATTGTGGCCGGCATGAAGGTCACGCTGAAGCACCTCTTCAAGCCGAACGTCACGCTGGAGTATCCCGACGTTCGTCCCGCCATCCCGCCCGGTTACCGCGGTGTGCCGACGCTGGTGAAGGACCCGAACGGCCGCGAGAAGTGCGTCTCCTGCCAGCTCTGCGAATTCGTCTGCCCGCCCAAGGCCATCCGCATCACGCCGGGTGAAGTCCCCGCCGACCAGCCGCAGCGCGCCCACGTCGAGAAGGGCCCGCAGGCCTTCGACATCGACATGCTGCGCTGCATCTACTGCGGCCTGTGCCAGGAGGTCTGCCCCGAGGAGGCCATTTTCCTCCAGAACACCTTCTCGATGGCCGGCTACACCCGCGCCGAGATGGTCAACGACAAGGCCAAGCTCTACGAGCTCGGCGGCACGCTGCCCGACCAGCATTTCAAGTGGGACAAGAAGAAAGCCGCCGAAGAGCACGGCAACGCCCACCATTGA
- the nuoF gene encoding NADH-quinone oxidoreductase subunit NuoF yields MPAPAQRRLIFAHIDEPGYTKDLACYLKHGGYEVMKKAFARKPEELIDEVKKSGLRGRGGAGFPCGVKWTLVDRKSGKPIYLIVNADESEPGTFKDRYIIHQDPHQLIEGTMISCFANNVKQAYIYIRGEMPHGARILEQAIQEARDANLVGKNILGTNYSCDIFVHRGAGAYICGEETGLIESLEGKRANPRIKPPYFPAVLGLYQCPTIVNNVETLCHVKHIADMGGEAYAKIGTPNNTGTRIFCVSGHVQRPGYYEFEAGKITMGQLLNEVCGGPLPGRTFKAVIPGGSSAKILRFGERFKGKRKVGADMVDYDWGVEDVPMDFDSLGMIGTMGGSGGVIVMDDSVNMVEALANINAFYQHESCGQCTPCREGSLWMKKITTRMVHGDARTEDAALLKAVADQIPGRTICAFGEACSWPTQSFLAKFGDEFKGYADAKKTKAPAETPLI; encoded by the coding sequence ATGCCCGCCCCCGCCCAACGCCGCCTGATCTTCGCTCACATCGACGAGCCCGGCTACACCAAGGACCTCGCCTGCTACCTCAAGCATGGCGGCTACGAGGTCATGAAGAAGGCGTTCGCGCGCAAGCCCGAGGAGCTGATCGACGAGGTCAAGAAGTCCGGCCTGCGCGGCCGCGGCGGCGCCGGCTTTCCCTGCGGCGTCAAGTGGACCCTCGTGGACCGGAAGAGCGGCAAGCCGATCTACCTCATCGTCAACGCCGACGAGTCCGAGCCGGGCACGTTCAAGGACCGCTACATCATCCACCAGGACCCGCACCAGCTGATCGAGGGCACGATGATCTCCTGCTTCGCGAACAACGTGAAGCAGGCCTACATCTACATCCGCGGCGAAATGCCCCATGGCGCCCGCATCCTCGAGCAGGCCATCCAGGAGGCGCGCGACGCCAATCTCGTCGGCAAGAATATTCTCGGGACGAACTACAGCTGCGATATTTTCGTCCACCGCGGCGCCGGCGCCTACATCTGCGGCGAGGAAACCGGCCTCATCGAGTCGCTCGAGGGCAAGCGCGCCAACCCGCGCATCAAGCCCCCGTATTTCCCCGCGGTTCTCGGCCTCTACCAGTGCCCGACGATCGTGAACAACGTCGAGACGCTCTGCCACGTGAAGCACATCGCCGACATGGGCGGCGAGGCCTACGCCAAGATTGGCACGCCGAACAACACCGGCACGCGCATCTTCTGCGTTTCCGGTCACGTCCAGCGTCCGGGTTACTACGAGTTCGAGGCCGGCAAGATCACGATGGGCCAGCTGCTCAACGAGGTCTGCGGCGGTCCGCTGCCAGGCCGCACGTTCAAGGCTGTCATCCCCGGCGGTTCGTCCGCCAAGATCCTCCGCTTCGGCGAGCGCTTCAAGGGCAAGCGCAAGGTCGGCGCGGACATGGTGGACTACGACTGGGGCGTCGAGGACGTCCCGATGGACTTCGATTCGCTCGGCATGATCGGCACGATGGGCGGTTCCGGCGGCGTCATCGTGATGGACGACTCCGTCAACATGGTCGAGGCCCTCGCCAACATCAACGCCTTCTACCAGCACGAGAGCTGCGGCCAGTGCACGCCGTGCCGCGAGGGCTCGCTGTGGATGAAGAAGATCACCACGCGCATGGTCCACGGCGACGCCCGCACCGAGGACGCCGCTCTGCTCAAGGCCGTGGCCGACCAGATTCCCGGTCGCACCATCTGCGCCTTCGGCGAGGCCTGCTCGTGGCCGACCCAGAGCTTCCTCGCCAAGTTCGGCGACGAGTTCAAGGGCTACGCCGACGCCAAGAAAACCAAGGCCCCCGCCGAGACGCCGCTCATCTGA
- the nuoK gene encoding NADH-quinone oxidoreductase subunit NuoK, with protein sequence MNPAGLETYIALSALLFAIGFFGVLLRKNTLVIYMCLELMLLASTLALVAFSKFQRTLDGAVFVFFILTIAAAEVAVGLAIIVALFRKRHSVHVDDLNLLKH encoded by the coding sequence ATGAACCCCGCCGGACTCGAAACCTACATCGCCCTGAGCGCGCTGCTCTTCGCCATCGGCTTCTTCGGGGTGCTGCTCCGCAAGAATACGCTCGTGATCTACATGTGCCTCGAGCTCATGCTGCTCGCCTCGACGCTCGCGCTGGTCGCGTTCTCGAAGTTTCAGCGCACGCTCGACGGCGCCGTCTTCGTCTTCTTCATTCTCACCATCGCCGCGGCCGAGGTCGCCGTCGGTCTCGCCATCATCGTCGCGCTCTTCCGCAAGCGCCACAGCGTCCACGTGGACGACCTGAACCTTTTGAAGCACTGA
- the nuoE gene encoding complex I 24 kDa subunit family protein: MNLKPETLKKIDEVITHYPVKRSATLPLLHLVQEDAGWISKEAIEWIAAKLELPPINVYEVVTFYPMFRQKPIGRRHIKVCRTLSCALTGGYKVCEQFEKEFGCHRGEISADGEVTIEFVECLASCGTGPVVMIDDDLHEKVDAAKVKALSEQIRQEAVKK, translated from the coding sequence ATGAACCTGAAACCCGAAACGCTCAAGAAGATCGACGAAGTGATCACCCATTACCCGGTGAAGCGCAGCGCCACGCTGCCGCTCCTGCATCTCGTGCAGGAGGACGCGGGCTGGATCTCCAAGGAGGCCATCGAATGGATCGCGGCCAAGCTCGAGCTGCCGCCGATCAACGTTTATGAGGTCGTGACCTTCTACCCGATGTTCCGGCAGAAGCCGATCGGCCGCCGCCACATCAAGGTCTGCCGCACGCTCTCCTGCGCCCTCACCGGCGGCTACAAGGTGTGCGAGCAGTTTGAAAAGGAATTCGGCTGCCACCGGGGCGAGATTTCGGCCGACGGCGAGGTCACCATCGAATTCGTCGAGTGCCTCGCCAGCTGCGGCACCGGCCCGGTCGTGATGATCGACGACGACCTGCACGAGAAGGTGGACGCCGCCAAGGTGAAGGCGCTCAGCGAACAGATCCGCCAGGAGGCTGTGAAGAAATGA
- a CDS encoding NADH-quinone oxidoreductase subunit L, with amino-acid sequence MTMLSHAILVLLLPLASAALIAFFLRKRGALASYLSTATAGAIAAISIILLLHGERFEQSWEWLRFGDFAISLGIKYDDLAALMLFIVGFVGFLIHVFSLGYMHDDAARARFFGGLSIFMFSMIGIVLADNLFMIFIFWELVGFSSWLLINHYHQKQSAADASKKAFIVNRVGDFGFLLGIIWCFWANGTVNFTALAELGAAQKLVFSTAIPLLLFCGAMGKSAQMPLQVWLPDAMEGPTPVSALIHAATMVAAGIFMLCRVNVLMVPQALEVIMWVGTVTALYAALCAIVQSDIKKVLAYSTLSQLGYMVAAFGLGSLDQSHQASALTVGASGMQHEHATFIMATAAGVGAAMFHLTTHAFFKALMFLGSGSVIHGCHHEQDIFKMGGLAKKMPVTFATFTIGVLAIIGMPLLSGFFSKDAILYLAMKNNTAVFALLALTAVITSFYMIRLWKITFLGTPRSKDAEHAHESGFVMTLPLIILAVLSVVGGYGFAFGKLGGEIAALVPHAHGSDHTVILLVSLAVMTLGGGAALFFYKPSDHDTLEEKSQGLFRLLTGVKESFDKAYDYYVAKVQQRFAMLINFLEQIFLAGLIIRGVAGIVGFIGLGARALYTGSLHVYVYWFLLGAVVLWAFASGIL; translated from the coding sequence ATGACGATGCTCTCGCACGCCATCCTGGTCCTGCTCCTGCCGCTCGCGTCGGCGGCGCTGATCGCGTTTTTCCTCCGCAAGCGCGGCGCCCTCGCCTCCTATCTCTCCACGGCCACGGCCGGCGCCATCGCGGCGATCTCCATCATCCTGCTTCTGCACGGTGAGCGCTTTGAGCAGTCGTGGGAATGGCTCCGCTTCGGCGACTTCGCGATCTCGCTCGGCATCAAATACGACGACCTTGCGGCGCTGATGCTCTTCATCGTCGGGTTTGTGGGCTTCCTGATCCACGTCTTCTCGCTCGGCTACATGCACGACGACGCAGCCCGCGCGCGGTTCTTCGGCGGCCTTTCCATCTTCATGTTCTCGATGATCGGCATCGTGCTCGCCGACAATCTGTTCATGATTTTCATCTTCTGGGAGCTGGTCGGCTTCAGCTCCTGGCTGCTGATCAACCACTATCACCAAAAGCAGTCCGCGGCCGACGCCTCGAAGAAGGCCTTCATTGTCAACCGCGTGGGCGACTTCGGCTTCCTGCTCGGCATCATCTGGTGCTTCTGGGCCAATGGCACGGTGAACTTCACCGCACTGGCCGAGCTCGGCGCCGCGCAAAAGCTGGTCTTTAGCACCGCCATTCCGCTCCTCCTGTTCTGCGGCGCGATGGGCAAGTCGGCGCAGATGCCCCTGCAGGTGTGGCTGCCCGACGCGATGGAGGGCCCGACGCCGGTTTCCGCGCTCATCCACGCCGCCACGATGGTGGCCGCCGGTATCTTCATGCTCTGCCGCGTCAACGTCCTCATGGTGCCGCAGGCGCTTGAGGTCATCATGTGGGTGGGCACCGTCACCGCGCTCTACGCCGCCCTGTGCGCCATCGTCCAGAGCGACATCAAGAAGGTGCTGGCCTACTCGACGCTCTCGCAGCTCGGCTACATGGTCGCGGCGTTTGGGTTGGGGAGTTTGGATCAATCGCATCAGGCCAGTGCGCTGACCGTTGGTGCTAGCGGTATGCAGCATGAGCACGCGACGTTCATCATGGCCACCGCCGCCGGCGTCGGCGCCGCGATGTTCCACCTCACGACGCACGCCTTCTTCAAGGCCCTCATGTTCCTCGGCTCCGGCTCCGTCATCCACGGCTGCCACCACGAGCAGGACATCTTCAAGATGGGCGGCCTCGCGAAGAAGATGCCGGTCACCTTCGCGACCTTCACGATCGGCGTGCTCGCCATCATCGGCATGCCGCTCCTGTCGGGCTTCTTCTCCAAGGATGCGATCCTCTACCTCGCGATGAAGAACAACACCGCGGTCTTCGCCCTGCTGGCGCTCACCGCCGTGATCACCTCGTTCTACATGATCCGCCTTTGGAAGATCACTTTCCTGGGCACGCCCCGCTCCAAGGACGCCGAGCACGCGCACGAGAGCGGCTTCGTCATGACGCTGCCGCTGATCATCCTCGCCGTGCTATCTGTTGTTGGCGGTTACGGTTTCGCCTTCGGCAAGCTGGGCGGCGAGATCGCCGCCCTTGTCCCGCACGCCCACGGCTCCGACCACACCGTCATCCTGCTCGTCTCGCTGGCGGTCATGACGCTCGGCGGCGGTGCCGCACTTTTCTTCTACAAGCCCTCCGACCACGACACGCTGGAGGAGAAGTCGCAGGGCCTGTTCCGTCTGCTGACCGGTGTGAAGGAGTCCTTCGACAAGGCCTACGACTACTACGTCGCCAAGGTGCAGCAGCGCTTCGCGATGCTGATCAACTTCCTGGAGCAGATCTTCCTCGCCGGCCTGATCATCCGCGGCGTCGCCGGCATCGTCGGCTTCATCGGCCTCGGCGCCCGCGCGCTCTACACCGGCAGCCTCCACGTTTACGTTTACTGGTTCCTGCTCGGCGCCGTCGTCCTCTGGGCCTTCGCCTCTGGCATTCTCTAA
- a CDS encoding 2Fe-2S iron-sulfur cluster-binding protein translates to MSAPAAKPADLVTVNIDGKDIAVPKGTNVIEAAKLVGVEIPHYCYHPKLSIVGNCRMCLIEMGMPAVDPATKAPVMDPATGKQKINWIPRPQIGCGTNASPGLHIRTNSPMVKDCREGVTEMLLINHPLDCPICDQAGECKLQEHSTAYGRGYSRFIEQKNVKPKRTQLGPRVTLDDERCILCSRCIRFSKEIAKDDVLGFIDRGSYSTLTCYPGKQLENNYSLNTVDICPVGALTSTDFRFKMRVWFLKQTPSIDTESSVGVNTEVWSREGVLYRITPRRNDAVNDTWLADSGRMLYKQVKADDRLTAPSINGDSTGGDMALKAAADLLKAGSVAVVGSGRSSVEEQFLTKKLADALKVSASLVSRVGQGDRLLISSDRNPNVRGALVTGLISALPSQKLAGLAADIDAGKVKTVISVGEDLTAAGLTAAQLAKVSVIYLGTHKNATSDAAKVVIPTLTVFEKSGSFVNQQFRLQKFAKAVPGPTGVNDDLVTLAELVAAAGGGILPFALGQLWTLIAAETKALAGLSHAALPATGHLLDASAWAGLPFCEGETLHFKPAAVPAAANA, encoded by the coding sequence ATGTCCGCCCCCGCTGCCAAACCCGCCGACCTCGTGACCGTCAACATTGACGGCAAGGACATCGCCGTGCCGAAGGGCACGAACGTGATCGAGGCCGCCAAGCTCGTCGGCGTCGAGATCCCGCACTACTGCTACCACCCGAAGCTCTCGATCGTGGGCAACTGCCGCATGTGCCTCATCGAAATGGGCATGCCGGCCGTCGATCCCGCCACCAAGGCGCCGGTCATGGACCCGGCCACGGGCAAGCAGAAGATCAACTGGATCCCGCGCCCGCAAATTGGCTGCGGCACCAACGCCTCGCCCGGCCTCCACATCCGCACGAATTCGCCGATGGTGAAGGACTGCCGTGAGGGCGTGACGGAGATGCTGCTCATCAACCACCCGCTCGACTGCCCGATCTGCGACCAGGCCGGCGAGTGCAAGCTGCAGGAGCACTCCACCGCCTACGGCCGGGGCTACTCGCGCTTCATCGAGCAGAAGAACGTGAAGCCGAAGCGCACCCAGCTCGGACCGCGCGTCACACTGGACGACGAGCGCTGCATCCTCTGCTCGCGCTGCATCCGATTCTCCAAGGAAATCGCGAAGGACGACGTGCTCGGCTTCATCGACCGCGGCAGCTACAGCACGCTGACCTGCTACCCGGGCAAGCAGCTCGAGAACAATTACTCGCTCAACACGGTGGACATCTGCCCCGTGGGCGCGCTCACCTCGACCGACTTCCGCTTCAAGATGCGCGTGTGGTTCCTCAAGCAGACGCCGAGCATCGACACCGAGTCCTCCGTCGGCGTGAACACCGAGGTCTGGAGCCGAGAGGGCGTGCTCTACCGCATCACCCCGCGTCGCAACGACGCCGTCAACGACACCTGGCTCGCCGATTCCGGGCGCATGCTCTACAAGCAGGTGAAGGCTGACGACCGCCTGACCGCCCCGAGCATCAACGGCGATAGCACCGGCGGCGACATGGCCCTCAAGGCCGCCGCCGACCTGCTCAAGGCCGGCTCCGTCGCCGTCGTCGGTTCCGGCCGCAGCAGCGTTGAGGAACAGTTCCTCACGAAGAAGCTCGCCGATGCGCTCAAGGTTTCCGCTTCGCTGGTCAGCCGGGTGGGGCAGGGCGACCGCCTCCTCATCTCTTCCGACCGCAACCCGAATGTCCGCGGCGCGCTCGTCACCGGCCTCATATCGGCGCTTCCGTCGCAAAAGCTCGCGGGCCTCGCAGCCGACATCGACGCCGGCAAGGTGAAGACCGTGATCTCCGTCGGCGAGGACCTCACGGCTGCCGGCCTCACCGCCGCGCAGCTCGCCAAGGTTTCCGTCATCTATCTCGGCACGCACAAGAACGCCACGAGCGATGCGGCCAAGGTTGTGATCCCGACGCTCACCGTCTTCGAAAAGTCCGGCAGCTTCGTGAACCAGCAGTTCCGCCTGCAGAAGTTCGCCAAGGCCGTCCCCGGTCCCACCGGCGTAAACGACGACCTCGTCACGCTCGCCGAGCTGGTCGCTGCCGCCGGCGGTGGCATCCTGCCCTTTGCGCTCGGCCAGCTCTGGACTCTGATTGCCGCCGAGACCAAGGCCCTTGCCGGCCTCAGTCACGCCGCGCTGCCCGCCACGGGTCACCTGCTCGACGCCTCCGCGTGGGCCGGCCTGCCCTTCTGCGAGGGCGAGACGCTCCACTTCAAACCCGCCGCCGTGCCCGCGGCCGCCAACGCATGA
- a CDS encoding NADH-quinone oxidoreductase subunit J family protein, protein MADFVFYTFALLTLGSALAVVLNKDAVNAALCLLLSLVGLAGLFVLLDAALLAFVLLLVYAGAVVALFLFIIMLLDTTPGAQKPFGKLSAAAAVLGGALLVVGAHTVGINTPATTGAAHAVPTLKNYAEMLFTTYLLPVQIVGFMLLIAMLGVIVLSKKFATTEAAK, encoded by the coding sequence ATGGCTGACTTCGTCTTCTACACCTTCGCCCTCCTGACCCTCGGCAGCGCCCTGGCCGTGGTCCTGAACAAGGACGCCGTAAACGCCGCCCTCTGCCTGCTGCTGTCGCTCGTGGGCCTGGCCGGCCTGTTCGTGCTGCTCGACGCCGCGCTCCTGGCCTTCGTGCTCCTGCTCGTTTACGCGGGCGCGGTCGTCGCGCTGTTCCTCTTCATCATCATGCTGCTCGACACCACGCCGGGCGCGCAGAAGCCCTTCGGCAAGCTTTCCGCCGCCGCCGCGGTGCTGGGTGGCGCGTTGCTGGTGGTCGGGGCGCACACGGTCGGCATCAACACCCCGGCCACTACCGGTGCTGCGCACGCTGTTCCCACGCTCAAGAATTACGCCGAGATGCTCTTCACCACTTACCTCCTGCCCGTGCAGATCGTGGGTTTCATGCTCCTGATCGCCATGCTGGGCGTGATCGTGCTGAGCAAGAAATTCGCCACGACGGAGGCCGCCAAATGA
- a CDS encoding complex I subunit 4 family protein, with product MNSSNAQLLQLAIATPLVAALIIALGLPKRFATKLALVAFAVPAVVALWLWSQYPAEGGTGYHYLSSIDTGLANYGISLKLGLNGIALPMFLLAAIVGGAAGLYALRSSAERLKTYLVLLLIMHGGLLGVFASVDIFFFYFFHELALIPTFIMVGIWGGRDRNYAAMKMTIYLTVGAMLSLIGLIAIYVKSGANTFDLISLKEAIAADGLAVTTQKHIFGVLMFGFGILVSLWPLHTWAPLGYGAAPSSAAMLHAGVLKKFGLYGLIQIALPLLPTGAAHWAWPLAVLAAVGNVLIIGFVTMAQRDLKQMLGYSSVMHMGYCFLGIAALSTVGTGGVVLLMVAHGLSVALLFLLATCIHHRTHTFDLSEMGGLAQKTPVLAGFFVAATMASVGLPGFANFWGELTVFVALWKFSPGLTAVAIAGVIISAIYGLRAAARVFFGPQSEPLQRVLKAHPPLDLGWGERLPALLLLAALLFFGFYPKSISLPVDQALNPPAKVADVAPVSFQR from the coding sequence GTGAATTCTTCCAACGCCCAACTTCTGCAGCTCGCCATCGCCACGCCGCTCGTGGCCGCGCTCATCATCGCGCTCGGGCTGCCCAAGCGGTTTGCCACGAAGCTGGCCCTCGTCGCCTTTGCCGTCCCGGCGGTGGTCGCGCTCTGGCTCTGGTCGCAGTATCCGGCCGAGGGCGGCACGGGATACCACTACCTGAGCTCGATTGACACCGGTCTCGCGAACTACGGCATCAGCCTGAAGCTCGGCCTCAACGGTATCGCGCTGCCCATGTTCCTCCTCGCGGCCATCGTTGGCGGTGCGGCCGGGCTCTACGCTCTGCGCTCCTCGGCCGAGCGGCTGAAGACCTACCTCGTGCTCCTGCTCATCATGCACGGCGGCCTCTTGGGCGTCTTCGCCTCGGTGGACATCTTCTTCTTCTATTTCTTCCACGAACTGGCCCTGATCCCGACCTTCATCATGGTCGGCATCTGGGGCGGACGCGACCGCAACTACGCGGCGATGAAGATGACGATCTACCTCACCGTCGGCGCCATGCTGTCGCTGATCGGCCTCATCGCGATCTACGTGAAGAGCGGGGCCAACACCTTCGACCTGATCTCGCTCAAGGAGGCCATCGCCGCCGACGGCCTCGCGGTCACGACGCAGAAACACATCTTCGGCGTCCTGATGTTCGGCTTCGGCATCCTCGTCTCTCTCTGGCCGCTGCACACTTGGGCTCCACTGGGCTACGGCGCTGCGCCCAGCTCGGCCGCCATGCTGCATGCCGGCGTGCTTAAGAAGTTCGGTCTCTACGGCCTGATCCAGATTGCCCTGCCGCTGTTGCCGACGGGGGCTGCGCACTGGGCCTGGCCGCTGGCCGTGCTGGCCGCCGTGGGCAACGTCCTCATCATCGGTTTCGTCACCATGGCCCAGCGCGACCTGAAGCAGATGCTCGGTTACAGCTCGGTCATGCACATGGGCTACTGCTTCCTCGGCATCGCCGCCCTCTCGACTGTCGGCACTGGCGGCGTGGTGCTGCTCATGGTGGCGCACGGTCTCTCGGTGGCGCTGCTCTTCCTGCTCGCGACCTGCATCCATCATCGCACCCACACCTTCGACCTGTCGGAGATGGGTGGCCTTGCGCAGAAGACCCCCGTGCTCGCGGGCTTCTTTGTGGCGGCTACCATGGCCAGCGTCGGCCTGCCCGGCTTCGCCAACTTCTGGGGCGAACTCACCGTCTTCGTCGCCCTCTGGAAATTCTCGCCCGGCCTGACCGCCGTGGCCATCGCCGGGGTCATCATCTCGGCCATCTACGGTCTGCGCGCCGCGGCCCGGGTGTTTTTCGGCCCGCAGAGCGAACCGCTCCAGCGCGTGCTCAAGGCCCATCCGCCGCTGGACCTCGGCTGGGGCGAGCGTCTGCCCGCCCTGCTCCTGTTGGCTGCGCTCCTGTTCTTCGGCTTCTACCCGAAGTCCATCTCCCTGCCCGTGGATCAGGCGCTAAATCCGCCGGCCAAGGTGGCCGACGTCGCGCCCGTCTCCTTCCAACGCTGA